The following proteins come from a genomic window of Xiphophorus couchianus chromosome 19, X_couchianus-1.0, whole genome shotgun sequence:
- the togaram1 gene encoding TOG array regulator of axonemal microtubules protein 1 isoform X3, which produces MIPGLISQEIHDQLLDSKNYQNRTNGVEKLKCILSEVDIKSVTPGSVEEFINFLPRLLDDSNFKVLHGTLQVLNLLIQKLETGVDRFLKHIVFVALKALGDTRAVTRNEYHNVFQQLMKTTPPQHVLDLIIGNLKHKNSRVREDVLNIVMAALLTHPRKNFNIPKLCFEVAPYLVDNKKKVRHAALELFAVFDHYLDTGKKQPLMKALDMVELNEDAEGLMAAVHARRARRILPKLTSEGIVEYGLVVPKPGQWSTGQHASGADLDWVINGGRTNSARSYRTEHDSDLLSGYGSLGSLTDDPMFQRRIVSAGKGKNKLPWETSTDNELQQSTTPNGKSLEQVLKGDSSSISKKGETYIPSFSSAEPQKPLSPRRRETPAGLRRSGSLNLDTDIFKSTNISDPDVDSSLSMSNTWPNKRETSPQQQGTSPRREKEDTAKGDLFSVQSPRPLRASLVSSSSTSSFRRALSNTRATFTISPVQAHSHDNQRSNTPANQQPDSKLNLDFDSISPWQVPQEEEPLDMQEMLNSLRTLRNSAAKKRAKVSLGSPDPDSPDSALQVDPRLDSPLQTSPVLTSSASESGLSSLSSAANFNNIKASNPRSSAPSVMKQRIARVPSEKLRSSVSMDFSSFQGMYRRNDLSSEVGVVGQEVNYCNGTMKTEEEKVLLSPPLVRAAVRKPVRALKIVKGSQRTNSCRNSPGADISVPEGVIGKGMCGTTVSSNRPGATLLLEQGDLAAKPPTDPLAGIYSRQLDGDDSSHPEEPKEIMRMVRTGRDKTRAQNLEQFEELSGRGDETRDKIRHRVRQMLSDSPTEGKEELIINDWRLNGNMLISTKSDLLSDESSISATSPASPPEPQSPVKSSTTPHHPSPPTLPPNSKNVSRLRRAPSLSRTRPSLSHSSDELCHATLRHKKNLSAPSELCPFSKPDLVLTQSFNLLNSEDWEKKIEGLMFLRSLAYNHADTLQGKLHEVCLCLTQEVKNLRSGVSRVAVCTLGDLYTHLQRLMDQELEGTVKALLQKAGESNTFIRQDVDAALDCMVQHCTPTRCIGALLTGGISHLNPVVRKCTAQHLANLLEKVGAARLLSGGKDLTERILPAITKLAQDSSQEARYFGRRMLLFLSSHPDFDKNLEKYIPTKDLQTVRDTVLTLRTKGLGEMPQDSQSARGRRSLPGSGTVRASSLNGEQLNQTNRELNSHYGCKHQTQSIADKNEYIKQISGLLGSKDFRERIKGIDQLVADCEHNPNMVVNSIFPVFDAFKARLQESNSKVNLYALESLQKITHLLKDSLSQVVNILVPAIVDNHLNSKNNAIYSAAIGALNALIFNLDNILLLQPFCTKAQFLSGKAKMDLIEKVAGLVKELYPRKPQMVEQKVLPLLWHLLGTSTHSGSIHGRSGSVRTATAKLCQALLTQMGSSLNEFAASQPTNVQKGLNELLKTIK; this is translated from the exons GAAGCTGGAGACTGGCGTTGACAGATTTTTGAAACATATAGTTTTCGTTGCCCTGAAGGCCCTCGGTGACACTCGTGCTGTCACCAGAAATGAATACCATAATGTGTTTCAGCAGCTGATGAAAACTACTCCACCGCAACACGTGTTGGACCTCATTATCGGCAACTTGAAACACAAGAACTCCAGGGTCCGGGAAGACGTCCTGAACATCGTCATGGCAGCTTTGCTCACTCATCCTaggaaaaattttaatattcCCAAGCTATGCTTCGAGGTGGCACCATATCTGGTGGACAACAAAAAGAAGGTCCGCCACGCTGCTTTGGAGTTATTCGCTGTTTTTGACCATTACCTTGACACAGGAAAGAAGCAGCCATTAATGAAAGCTTTGGACATGGTTGAGCTTAATGAGGACGCAGAAGGTCTGATGGCAGCTGTGCACGCAAGACGAGCGAGGCGCATCCTTCCGAAGCTGACCTCAGAGGGAATTGTGGAGTATGGCCTGGTGGTGCCCAAACCCGGACAGTGGTCCACAGGACAGCACGCATCTGGGGCCGATCTGGACTGGGTGATAAACGGGGGCCGGACGAACAGCGCCAGGAGCTACAGGACAGAGCATGACAGTGATCTGCTGTCCGGCTATGGCAGCTTAGGCTCCCTCACTGACGATCCAATGTTTCAGAGGAGGATTGTGAGCGCAGGCAAAGGGAAAAACAAGCTACCCTGGGAGACGTCGACTGATAACGAGCTGCAGCAAAGCACCACACCTAACGGGAAGAGCCTTGAACAG GTTTTAAAGGGGGACTCCAGCTCGATTTCCAAGAAGGGAGAGACCTACATACCAAGTTTCA GTTCTGCTGAGCCACAGAAGCCCCTGTCTCCCAGAAGGAGGGAAACCCCTGCAGGTCTCAGAAGAAGTGGGAGCCTCAACTTGGACACAGATAtctttaaaagcacaaacatcTCTGACCCAGATGTTG ACTCTTCCCTCTCCATGTCCAACACTTGGCCCAACAAACGAGAGACCAGTCCTCAGCAGCAAGGAACAAGCCCtcggagagagaaagaagacaCAGCAAAGG GAGACCTCTTCAGTGTGCAGTCTCCTAGGCCTCTTCGAGCCTCCCTTGTGAGTTCCTCTTCCACCTCATCGTTCAGGCGAGCTCTGAGCAACACCAGGGCAACTTTCACCATCTCACCGGTGCAAGCCCATTCTCATGACAACCAGAGATCAAACACTCCAGCCAACCAGCAGCCAGACAGTAAACTTAACCTGGACTTTGATAGCATCAGCCCCTGGCAAGTTCCTCAGGAAGAAGAGCCTCTGGACATGCAGGAA ATGCTGAACTCTCTACGCACCTTGCGAAACAGCGCTGCCAAGAAGAGGGCCAAAGTGAGCCTCGGCAGTCCAGATCCTGACAGCCCTGACTCAGCACTCCAGGTCGACCCAAGGCTGGATTCACCATTACAAACATCTCCAGTGCTTACCAGCTCAGCCAGCGAGAGCGGGCTCTCAAGTCTGAGTTCAGCTGCCAACTTCAACAACATTAAAGCAAG CAATCCCAGAAGCTCTGCCCCTTCTGTAATGAAACAACGGATTGCAAGAGTGCCTTCTGAAAAACTACGGTCGTCTGTGTCCATGGATTTCAGTAGCTTTCAAG GAATGTACCGTAGAAATGACCTGTCATCTGAGGTGGGTGTTGTTGGACAAGAAGTTAATTATTGCAACGGAACAATGAAAACTGAGGAAGAGAAAGTGCTACTGTCTCCTCCGCTGGTCAGAGCAGCAGTCCGCAAACCCGTCAGAGCTTTGAAGATTGTCAAAG GGTCACAGAGAACCAACAGCTGTAGGAATTCACCTGGTGCAGACATTTCTGTACCTGAAGGAGTGATAGGGAAAG GCATGTGTGGTACTACAGTATCCTCCAACCGTCCAGGAGCCACGCTGTTACTAGAGCAGGGGGATTTGGCTGCCAAACCTCCCACTGATCCTTTAGCAGGCATCTACAGCCGTCAACTAGATGGCGATGACAGCTCACATCCCGAAGAGCCCAAA GAAATTATGAGAATGGTCAGGACGGGTCGGGACAAGACAAGAGCGCAGAATCTGGAGCAATTTGAGGAACTGTCAGGTAGAGGGGACGAAACAAGAGACAAGATTCGCCATCGCGTCCGACAAATGTTGTCTGATTCACCCacagaaggaaaggaagaaTTAATCATCAATG ATTGGCGTTTGAACGGCAACATGCTGATATCCACCAAGTCAGATCTTCTCTCTGATGAATCCTCCATCAGTGCCACCAGTCCTGCCAGTCCACCAGAACCTCAAAGTCCAGTAAAAAGCTCAACCACACCCCACCATCCCAGCCCCCCTACATTACCTCCCAACTCAAAAAATGTGTCCCGCCTTAGAAGGGCACCTAGCCTGAGCAGAACCCGACCTTCGCTGTCCCACAGTTCAG ATGAGTTGTGCCACGCCACTTtaagacacaagaaaaatctGTCCGCTCCTTCGGAGCTTTGTCCCTTTTCAAAGCCCGACCTGGTGCTGACTCAGAGTTTCAACCTCCTGAATTCAGAGGACTG GGAGAAGAAGATTGAGGGTCTGATGTTCCTGCGCTCTCTTGCTTACAACCATGCAGACACACTTCAAGGCAAACTTCATGAAGTTTGTCTGTGTCTCACCCAAGAG GTGAAGAACCTGCGTTCAGGGGTTTCCAGGGTGGCAGTGTGTACCCTTGGCGACCTGTACACACACCTGCAGAGACTAATGGACCAAGAGCTTGAGGGGACAGTTAAAGCGCTGCTGCAGAAGGCCGGGGAGAGTAACACTTTTATCAGGCAGGATGTCGACGCAGCGCTGGATTGCATGGTGCAGCACTGCACTCCGACCCGCTGCATTGGTGCTTTGCTTACTGGAGGAATCAG TCATCTTAACCCAGTGGTGAGGAAGTGCACTGCTCAGCATCTGGCTAATCTGTTGGAGAAGGTTGGGGCTGCCCGCCTCCTGTCTGGAGGTAAAGATCTTACTGAAAGAATTTTACCTGCCATTACCAAACTTGCACAAGACTCCTCCCAGGAGGCCAG gtACTTTGGTCGTCGAATGCTGCTATTTCTGTCATCTCACCCTGACTTTGACAAGAACCTGGAAAAATATATTCCTACCAAAGACCTGCAAACTGTCAGAGACACTGTCTTGACTCTCAGGACAAAg GGTCTCGGTGAGATGCCCCAAGACTCTCAGTCAGCCAGAGGAAGACGCTCGCTCCCAGGCAGCGGAACAGTCAGGGCTTCATCGCTCAATGGAGAGCAACTCAACCAGACCAACAG GGAGTTGAACAGCCATTACGGCTGTAAACATCAGACACAGAGTATTGCAGACAAAAACGAATACATAAAGCAGATCTCAGGTCTGCTGGGTTCAAAGGACTTCAGAGAGCGGATAAAAGGCATCGATCAGCTAGTGGCTGACTGCGAACACAATCCCAACATGGTTGTCAATAGTATATTTCCG gtGTTTGATGCCTTTAAAGCCAGACTGCAGGAGTCCAACAGCAAGGTTAACCTTTACGCCCTGGAGTCTCTGCAGAAAATAACCCATTTGCTGAAGGACAGCTTGTCCCAAGTGGTTAACATCCTGGTGCCAGCAATTGTGGACAATCACCTCAACTCCAAGAATAACGCCATCTATTCTGCTGCTATCGGAGCTCTGAATGCACTTATTTTTAATCTTG ATaatattcttcttcttcaaccTTTCTGCACCAAGGCCCAGTTTTTAAGTGGCAAAGCTAAGATGGATCTCATTGAAAAGGTTGCAG GTCTTGTTAAGGAGCTCTATCCTCGCAAGCCTCAGATGGTGGAGCAGAAAGTCTTGCCCTTACTGTGGCACCTTCTTGGTACCTCCACCCACAGCGGCAGCATCCACGGCAGGAGTGGCAGCGTTCGGACCGCAACGGCCAAGCTGTGCCAAGCCCTTCTCACCCAAATGGGGTCGAGCCTGAACGAATTCGCTGCCTCCCAGCCTACTAATGTCCAGAAAGGTTTAAACGAGCTTCTGAAGAccataaaataa